A part of Lacinutrix sp. 5H-3-7-4 genomic DNA contains:
- a CDS encoding cytochrome c oxidase subunit II, with the protein MTALLSILVLVFILVAIWQMVKIFDLTQTVSAGGNNQIANDKDNRINGYLMLGFLIFIYVITIMCFAMYGDLPLMSNSASAHGPDIDSLMIISMIVIFFVQTITQFLLHYFAFKYKGEKGKKALFYADNNKLEAIWTIIPVIVLAGLIIKGLFTWTTIMNVSTENDPLVIELYAQQFNWKARYAGEDNALGKANVRLIDIDRANILGVDESDPYAQDDIITTELHLPVGRPVLFKMRSQDVLHSAYMPHFRAQMNCVPGMITQFGFTPTVTTADMRETPEMIDKVSNINKIRIEKSKALVAKGEEGLERYEFDYLLLCNKICGTSHYNMQMKIIVETQEEYDAWLKTQKVFKDSLVENN; encoded by the coding sequence ATGACGGCTTTATTATCAATTTTAGTTTTAGTATTCATACTAGTTGCAATCTGGCAAATGGTTAAAATATTTGATTTAACTCAAACAGTTTCAGCTGGTGGAAATAATCAAATAGCAAACGATAAAGACAATAGAATTAATGGTTACTTAATGTTAGGTTTTTTAATCTTCATTTATGTAATTACTATTATGTGTTTTGCTATGTATGGAGATTTACCATTAATGTCCAACTCTGCTTCAGCTCATGGACCAGATATAGATAGCTTAATGATTATCTCTATGATAGTTATCTTTTTTGTACAAACTATAACACAGTTTTTACTTCACTACTTTGCATTTAAATACAAAGGAGAGAAAGGAAAAAAAGCTCTTTTTTATGCAGATAACAATAAATTAGAAGCAATTTGGACTATAATTCCTGTTATTGTATTAGCAGGATTAATTATAAAAGGTTTATTTACTTGGACTACAATAATGAATGTAAGTACAGAAAATGATCCTCTAGTAATAGAACTTTATGCTCAACAATTTAATTGGAAAGCACGTTATGCTGGTGAAGATAATGCTTTAGGTAAAGCTAATGTTAGATTAATTGATATTGACCGAGCTAATATATTAGGTGTAGATGAATCTGATCCTTACGCTCAAGATGATATTATTACAACTGAACTTCACTTGCCAGTTGGACGCCCAGTATTATTTAAAATGCGTTCTCAAGATGTTTTACACTCTGCGTATATGCCACATTTTAGAGCACAAATGAACTGTGTTCCTGGTATGATAACTCAATTTGGTTTCACACCTACTGTAACAACTGCAGATATGCGTGAAACACCAGAAATGATTGATAAAGTTTCAAACATTAATAAAATAAGAATTGAAAAAAGTAAAGCTTTAGTTGCCAAAGGAGAAGAAGGTTTAGAGCGTTACGAATTTGATTACCTATTATTATGTAACAAGATTTGTGGTACATCACACTACAACATGCAAATGAAAATAATAGTAGAAACTCAAGAAGAATATGATGCCTGGTTAAAAACCCAAAAAGTATTCAAAGATTCTCTAGTTGAAAATAATTAA